The Rhodobacter sp. genome segment GGGGCAGGCCCAGAACGCTTTTCAGCGCGCGCATGTAGCGCCCCTCGTCGCCGGCGGCGAGCGCCCGCGCGGCGGCGTTGCCAATCCGCATGGCGCCGCCTTGCTCGGGAAAGAACACGGCGGTCGGCACCGTGTCGTGCCCCTCGATCGGCAGGCGCCAGACACCGCCCGGATGGGCCAGAGCAACGGCCGAATTCGAGGTTCCGAAATCGATGGCAAGCGTGGGCATGGGGGCCTCGGGCAGGGCAGGGCCGATCCCATAGGCCAGCCCGCACCCGGGCGCAAGGCGTTGAACCCGGGGCGCGGCTGTGGCAAGCCGGGTCCAGCAGAAAGGGGACGGAATGCAGCCGATCGAGCCGACGGGACCCTGGCGCTTTGCCGCGCTCGACGTCGAGACCGCCAACAGCGCCGCCGACAGCATCTGCCAGATCGGCGTCGCGCTGGTGGGGTTCGACAACCGCATCCAGACCTGGGTGAGCTATGTCAATCCGCGCGTGGCGTTCTCGCCCTTCAACATCCGGGTGCACGGGATCGGCCCCGACCATGTCGCCGACGCGCCCGATTTCGCCCGCGCACTGGCGCCGATCGAGCGGCTTCTGGCCGGTCAACCGGTCATCCAGCACAGCAGTTTCGACCAGCGCGCCATTGCGGGCGCCTGCGCCGCGCTCGGCCGTCCGGCCCCGGCGTGGCGCTGGGGTGACAGCGTGCGGATCGCGCGCCGCGCCTGGCCCGAGTTTCGCGGCTGTGGCGGCCACGGGCTGGCGCATCTGAAAGAGCGGCTGGACCTCTGCTTCAATCACCACGACGCGGGCGAAGACGCACGCGCCGCCGCCGAGGTCGTCCTGCACGCCGAGCGCCACACCGGCCAGACCTTCGAGGCCCTGCTGGGCTGGACCCGCTGAACCGCGTGCCGGGGTCGTCGCCGGGATTCGCGCCGGGCGCGGTTTTGTGGCATGGTCGGTGTTTCCCTGGGCGTGCCGGCGGCCCGAAAGACCGCCGGCACGCCGTCCGCCACCGTTCCGACCCAGGGGTCCCGCGATGGACAAGCTTTCCGTCATGCAAGCCTTTCGCCGCATCGTCGAGCGCGGCAGTTTCGCCCGGGCGGCGGCGGATCTCGGCGTGTCGCCCGCGCTGCTGAGCCGCGAGATCAAGCTGCTGGAGGAAAGCCTCGGCACCACGTTGTTGACCCGCACGACCCGCGCGATGTCGCTGACCGACGCCGGGCGGCTGTTCTACGACGAGGCCGGCGGCATCCTGGATGCGGTGACGCGGGTCGAAACGCGCATCCGCGACGGTGCGGGCGCCGTGCGCGGCCATCTGAAGGTCAACGCGTCGAGTTCGTTCGGGCAGATGGTGCTGGCCCCCATGCTGCCCGGGTTTCTGGACGCCTACCCCGACCTGCGGCTTTCGCTGTCCCTGGACGACCGGGTCGTGGACATGGTCGAGGGCGGGTTCGATGTCTCGGTCCGGATCCGGCCGACCTTGCCGGATTCGGCGTTGGTGGCGCGCCGGATCGGCACCATGCGGCAACGGATCTTTGCCGCGCCGGCCTATCTGCGGTCGGTCGGCCGGCCTGAGGTTCCGCAGGACATCGGGCAGCACCGTGTCGTCGGTTTCCTGCTGGCCGATCACCTGACGACCTGGACCCTGCACGGCCCCGCCGGGGCAACCGTGGTGCTGGATCTTGATCCTCCGGTGCGCGTCGGCAACAGCCTGGTGCTGCGCGACCTGCTGATCGCGGGGCAGGGCATCGGCACCTTGCCCGACTTCGTTTCGAACGAGGCCGAGGCGCGGGGCGCGCTGGTGCGGGTGCTGCCCGAATGGGAGCTTCCCGCGCCCGAAATCTTCGCCGTCACGGCCTCGCGGCTGGGGATGGACGCCAGGGTGACCGCCTTCCTCGACCATCTGCGCGCCGCGCTGCGGACCTGACATTCTTCAACCCGGTTGAAGAATGTCCTGACAGCGGGACGGTTTTTCCGGGTCAGAGACCGGGCGATCCTGCCGGGCATCGAAACCGACAGCCCCGAGAGGATCCCATGACCCGCGTTCTCGTTCTCTATTACTCCAGCTATGGCCATGTGCGCGCGCTTGCCGAGGCCGAGGCCGAAGGCGCCCGCAGCGTGTCCGGCACCCATGTCGATGTGCGCCGCGTGCCCGAAACCGTCCCCGAGGCGATCCGCGCCAAGGCGGGCTTCGTCATCGACGACACCCCCACGGCCAGCCCGCCGGACCTGGAATCCTATGATGCGATCCTGTTCGGCACGCCCACGCTTTTCGGCACGATGGCCGGTCAGATGAAATCGTTCCTGGATCAGGCCGGCGGCCTCTGGGCGCGCAACGCGCTGGTCGGCAAGGTGGCGGGCGTCTTTGCCTCGACCGGATCGCAGCACGGCGGGCACGAGGCGACGCTGCTGACACTTCAGATTCCGCTTCAGCATTTCGGCATGTTGATCGTGGGCATGCCCTACACCTTTGCCGGCCAGACGACGGCCGAGGGCATCGTCGGCGGCGCGCCCTATGGCGCGGGCACGATCGCCGGCGCCGACGGGTCCCGCGCGCCCACCGCCACGGACCTGGCCGGCGCACGGTTCCAGGGCGCGCATGTCGCACGGATCGCCGCACGGCTGACCCGGGCCGACCGCGCCGAGGAGGCTGCGTGATGCCGTCCCTGACCATCGACTTTTTCCACGACGTGGTCTGCTGCTGGTGCTTCAACATCTCGTCGCGGCTGCGCGATCTGGCGGCCGAATTCGACCTGGACGTCCGGCACCGCACCTTTGTGCTTCAGGCAAGCCCCGCCGAAATGGCTGCGCGTTGGGGCAGCCCCGAGGGCGCCCGCGCGATCATCCTCGGCCATTGGGCGGGGTGCCGGGGGGTCAGCGACCGGCCGGAACGCATCGACATCGACGCCATGCGCGCGGCGCGCTTCGACTATCCCCACGGGATGACGGCCGCGCTGGGGTGCAAGGCGGCCGAGAGGCTGGGCGGACAGGCCGCCCACTGGGACATGTTCGACCGCCTCCAGCGCGCCCATCTTGGCGAGGCGCGAAACGTTGCCGATCCTGGCACGGTGCTGCGCATCGCCCGGGACCTCGGCTTTGAAGCGACGGCCTTTGCCGAGGTTTTCGACGATCCCGCCACCCTCCGCGCTGTCGAGGCCGACCGGCAACACGCCCGCGCCAACCAGGTCCGGTCCATCCCGGCCCTGATCGTCCGCGAAACCGGCGCCCGCCTCGTCAACGGATCGCGCGAGGATCTGGCGGCGCAACTGCGCGCCGCCCTCGATCGCGGTGTCGAAAAGGCAAGGCCATGACCCTCGCGTTCCTTGGCACAGGCGCCCGGTCCCCCCGGCGCATTTCGCGCCGCGTGCCCCGCGACCTGTCCCCGCACCGGATGCGCGACATCGGCCTCGATCCCTGGCGGGACCGCGCGCCCGCGTCTGTCCCCCCGCTCTGGTGACCTGCCCATGCGGTGCCCGCAATGCCCGCCCTCCTTTTCCCATCCTCCAGAAACGAGACACGCCATGTCGCGCACCACCGACATTCTTCTGACCGCGCTCGCCCCGGCTGTCTGGGGCAGCACCTATCTTGTCACGACCGAGGCCTTGCCCGCCGGTTACCCCGTCACGCTGGCGGCGCTGCGCGCCTTGCCGGCCGGGCTGCTCCTGCTCGCGCTCACGCGGTGCCTGCCGCCGCGGGCCTGGCTGGGGCGCGTCTTCGTGCTGGGCACGCTCAATTTCGCGCTGTTCTGGGTGCTCTTGTTCGTGGCCGCCTATCGCCTGCCCGGCGGTGTCGCGGCGACGCTGGGCGCGTTGCAGCCGATGATGGTGATCGCGATGGCGCGCGGCTGGCTTGGCACGCCGATCCGCGCGGGGGCCGTGGCCGCCGCAGCGACCGGCGCGCTGGGCGTCGCGCTGTTGCTGATTGGCCCCGGGGCCGCGCTCGATCCCGTCGGGGTCGCGGCCGGTCTGGGGGGCGCGGCGTCGATGGCCGCAGGAACGGTCCTCAGCCGGAAATGGCAGCCGCCGGTCTCGGCGCTGGGCGTCACGGCCTGGCAGTTGACGGCCGGAGGGCTGATCCTGCTGCCGCTGGCGCTGATCCTGGAACCCGCGCTGCCGCCACTGACGGCGACGAACCTTGCCGGGCTGGCCTGGCTGGGACTGGTCGGGGCGGCGGCGTCCTATGCGGTGTGGTTCCGGGGCGTTGCCCGGATCGAGCCGGGCGCGGTCGCGATGCTGGGCATGACCAGCCCGATCACCGCCGTGGCGCTCGGATGGGTGGTGCTGGGCCAGGCGCTGTCGCCGTTGCAGGGCCTCGGCGCGGCGATCGTCCTGGGGGCGGTCTGGGCGGGGCAGCAGGCGAACCGCGCCCCCGCCAAGGCGCCGACGCGCGCCGCCTGACCCCGTTTGCCAAAAGGAGTCTTCGCATGACACCGCTGACACCCGCCCCGGACACCCAGCGCATGGCGCGCCTTGCCGGGCTGCTCTACCTTGTGGTCATCGTGACCGGACTCGGGGCCGAATTGGCGCTGAGGGGGCCGCTGATCGACCTTGGCGATGCCGAGGCGACGGCCGCCCATATCCGCGCGGCGCCCGGCACGTTCCGCCTGGCCCTTGCCGCCGATCTGGCGATGGCGCTGTGCGACGCGGGCCTTGCGATCCTGCTGTATCTGATCTTCCGCGCGGTGGCGCCGGGGCTTGCGCTGGCGGCGATGGTGTTCCGGCTGATCCAGACGGTGCTGATCGCGGCGAACCTTTTGGCGCTGGTGACCGCCTGGCTGGTGCTGACCCGCGCCGACAGCCTGGCCGGTGCCCCGGCCCTGGCGCTGGTGTTTCTGGACCTGCACGGCCACGGCTATGATCTGGGGCTGGTCTTTTTCGGCGTGAATAGCCTGCTCATGGGGTGGCTCGTGTCGCGCTCGGGCGTGATTGCGCGGCTGTTCGGCGCCGGACTCGCGCTGGCCGGGCTGGTCTATCTGATCGGCTCGGGACTGCGCTTCTTCGCGCCCGACTGGGCGGCGGCCTTTGCGCCCGCCTATGCGATCACGATCCTGGCCGAGGCCGCGTTCTGCCTGCGTCTGCTGGCGCGACCCCTCGCCGTCACGGCGCCGGCGCCGGCTTGAGCGCCGCTTCGCGGCCCCAGTCTGTCAGGGCGGTGACATCCGGTGGCAATCGGACCGCCAGCCCCCCTGAGAACGCCTCGAACGCGGCCAGGTTCCGCGCGTTCAGGCCGACGAGCACGGCCACGTCCATCGCGACCGCTTCGGCAATCAGCGTGCGAAACCCCCGGCCCTCGGCCTCGTGTTTGCCGAACTTGTTGACGATCAGAAGATCCGCCCCCGCTTTCAGTCGCGGTTCGACCAGCCCCACCGCGGTCTCGAGGGCGGCCGGATCCAGCCGGCACCCCCGGGACTCGGGGCCGAGATCCTGGCTGATGCGCAGCACGGCGCCGTCGGGCAACACCCGCACATCCATGTCGCAAGGGCCCGCATCGGCGCGCGCGCTGTTGATCTGGACGGTGCCGCAGCATCGAAGACCTTGCGCAGCAAGGGCGATGGCCACCCGTTCGAGCACCAGATCCGTGTCGCCGCGCCCCGGGGCCATGGTATAGGCCAGTTTCATGTCGCGTCTCCTCAAGCTTCGCAAAAGGGCTGGAATTCGACCAGTGCGCCGGCGGGCAGATGCGCGGTCTCGGCGGGCAGGACCATCAACCCGTCCGCCAGCGCAAGCCGATTGACGCGGGCCGAATGCGTGGCCTCGTCGAACTGCACGACCTCGCGGCCCAGGGCGTCAAAGCCCGCCAGCGTCGCGGGGCGCAGCTCGCAGCGGCCGGGTTTGCGGCGGATTTCCCGTGCGGTCACGACGTGGCGGCGGGGCAGGGCGCCGCCGGTCTGGCCGGTCAGTCCGCGCAACAGGGCCTGACCGAACACCTGCCAGGTGACGAAAGCCGACACCGGGTTGCCCGGCAATCCCAGCCAGTGCGCGGTCCCGATCCGACCGACCGTCACCGGCTTGCCCGGCTTGATCGCGACGCCGTTGACCCAGATTTCGCCGCCCAATGCCAGAACTGCCGGGCTCACGTGATCCTCTTCGCCCACCGAGATGCCGCCGGTGGTGACGACAAGATCGGCCTGCGCCGCCAGATCGCCCATCTGACCGATCAGGCCCGCAAGACTGTCCGCGGCGTGCGCCGTGGCGATCAGGTCCACGCCCGCCGCCGCGAGGCAGGCGGTCAGCATCGGCGTGTTCACGTCCCAGATCTGCGCGGCCGCGCGCGCCCCACCGGCGCGGCGCAGCTCGTCGCCTGTGACCAGCAGGGCGGCCCGCGGTCTGCCGCGAACGGGCAAGGTGCCCGCGCCGGCCGCGGCACAGGCGGCCAGGTCCCGCGGCCCCAGTTTGCGGCCCGGGTCCAGAACCGCCGCCCCCTGGGCCATGTCGCTGCCCGCGCGGCGTATGTTCTGGCCCGGCGCGGCCCGGTGGCTCAGGCGCAGGACATCCCCGTCGCGCCAGGTGTCTTCCTGCATGACCACGGCGTCCGCGCCGACCGGGATCGGCGCCCCGGTGAAGATCCGTGCCGCCGTGCCCGGCGCCACCGCGGTTGTCGCCGGTTGCCCGGCGGCAACGCGCGCCACCACCCGCAGGTCCCAGGGCCCGGGGCCCGTCAGCGTCAGGGTCGAGATCGCGTAGCCATCCATGGCCGCATTGTCGAAGGGCGGCGCCGCGCGCCGGGATCGGACCGGCGCCGCCAGAACGCGGCCATGGGCGCGCTCGAGCGGCACGGTCTCGGGTCTTACGACCGGCGAAGCCTGTGCCACGATCCGGGCGAGGGCCTCGTCGATGCCGATCAGCGTGGAAAGAGGGTCCGACCGGTCACAGCCGCAGCCCGGGGACGCGATGGCGGGTTGGATCGTCATGCTGTGGCCTCGTGTTTGCGCCATTCGGTCAATCCGCATCGGCGGCCTCGGGCCCGTGCGGCAGACCGCGCCGCGACCGCATCCGTTTCGTCAGCAACTTCAGGTCGGCCCGCGTGAGACGGGCGCGGGCAATCGGCAGCAGGATCGCGTTCTCGGCAACCAGGTGGCGCCGCATGTGCGCGGCGAATTTCGCAAGGCCAGCGCGCTCGGTGGCGGTCAGCTCGTCTCCGCGATCCAGACAACGGGTCAGCATCGCCCGCACCCGCGGCAGCAGGCGCGTCGCCGCAATCTGGTCGGCCGTGACCCGGGCGATCGCGCCCTCGATCGCATCCTCGGCCGTGCAGCGCCGGGCAAGAAGCGGGAACAGGTCCTCGGTCTCGTCGCGCAGGTGGACGTTCAGTTCCTCGTTCAGAAAGCGCAGGACGCGCATGGCGGCCGGACGGTCAAAAGCCTCGGTCAGGGCCAGCGTGTCGATCGTGGCGCAGATCTGGCGTTCGCGCATGTGATCCTCGCTGAGAAAATCCAGAGGATCGGCAAGCAGTATCGCGCGGGTCGGTCGGTCGCCGCTGCCACGTCGCGCTGGCTCTGACGGGTTCATCCTGCGTCCTTTCGCAAGGTTCAGATCGGCGCGAGGCTGGCGCCAAGGATCGTCGCCCGGTTTGCGAGGCTTTCGACGAACGCGCGCGAGGCCTGGGCCCAGGCGGCCTTTTCCAGCGCCTGCGCGATCCTGGGGCGCACGGTGTCATACGGCAGCACCTGCCCCGGTGCGGTGGCGTTCAGCCGGATGATGTGCCAGCCGTGCCGCGACAGGACGGGCGCGGGCGTCATGGCGCCTTCGGACAGGGTCCTCAGCGCCGCCTCGAACTCGGGCACGGTGTCGCCGGGGCCGATCTGCCCCAGATGACCGCCCGCGGATTTTGAACCGCAATCGCTGTCGCGCGCGGCGGTGGCGGCGAACCCCTTGGCGTCGCCATCGAGCCGCGCCATCAGCGCGCGGGCCCGGGACTCGGCCGCCGCGCGCGCGTCCGGATCGCGCGGATCGCAGGCGCACAGGATGTGCGACACGTCCCACAGGGGCGCCGAGCGGTAGCGCCCGGGGTCGCTGGCCCACTGCGCCCGCACAGCCTCGTCGGTGACGGGCGCGATTGTCAGCGCCGCGTCCAGAAGGGCCCGGATCAGGGCCTCGTCCTCGGTCTCGAACCGGCCGGGGGCCAGTTCGAGAGGGTCCGGGGTCAGCCCGCGCGCGCGCGCCTCCTGCAACAGCAGCGCGCGGATCGTCAGGGCCTGCGCCGCCTTGCGCCAGGCGATGCCCGGCTTGTCCCTTGGCGCGCCATGGTTCTGGGCCTCGGCGGCGATGGCCGCCGAGGGGATGGTTTCGCCGTTCACGACGACATCGGGGAACAGGGCCATGGTCATCGCGCGCGCTCCGTCGGGGCGGTGACCGAAGCGCCGCGCCCGGCTTGCATCCGGTCATAGGCGCGGCGGCGGTCGTCCAGGGGGCGCTGGCGGCGCGAGCGGACGATCTGGTAGCCCCGCCGCGTCAGCAGGTAGCGGATCGGCGCGGCAAATCCCGACCAGATGTGCACCAGCCGTGTGAACGGAAAGAGCATCGTGATGACGAGGCCCAGGAAGATGTGCAGCTTGAACAGCCAGTGCACGTCCACAACGGTGACCCAGGCGTTGATGTTCCAGGTGACCACGCTTTGCGACCAGGTCATGAACCGGACCATTTCCGCCCCGTCCATGTGTTGCAGAGACTGGGTGATGGTCAGCAGGCCGATGGCCAGCTGCAACCAGACCAGCACCAGGATCAGGATGTCGGCAAAGCTCGACGTGACGCGGATGCGCGGGTCGAACAGGCGGCGGTGCAGCAGCATGGTGCCGCCGACAAAGGCCGCAAGGCCCGCCGGCCCACCGATCAGGACCGCCATCCACTGCTTCAGGCCGTAGGGAATGCCCAGCGTGTCGAGCACCCAGATCGGCGTGAACAGCCCTACGAGGTGACCGAAGAACACGGTCAGGATACCGACGTGGAACAGGATCGAGCCCCAGATCAACTGCTTGCGGCGCAACAACTGGCTCGACGCGCTTTTCCAGGTGAAGGGGTCGCGTTCATAGCGCGCGATGGATCCCAGCAGGAACACCGTCAGCGCGACATAGGGCATGATCCCGAAGATGACGAAATTGATGTCGAAGTCGCCGAACATGTCACGCGCTCCTGTTCATGGGTCTGGGGGCTGGGGTGTCCATTGCCGCGAGCATGTCGCGGACCTGGGGGCAGCCGGCGTTCGGGTCCGGCCCGAAGGTGACCTCGGTTTCCGCCCAGACGGCGTCGAGCGCCCTGAGGTCGGTCGGATCGTCGTCGGGGCGGGCCAGCATCTCGGCGACCGCCTCGGCGTCGGCCTGGGACCCGGATAGCTGCAAAAGGGCGGCGAACGCGGCCGCATATCCGCTCTCGCGCCGGACCAGCCGGGTTGCGAGTGCGTCGAGGATATGCGCCGCGTCCGCCAGTGTATCCCGTGCTTCGCGTGTGGGTCGCGTCGCCAGGAATTCCAGCAGCACCGGCAGGTGGTCCGGCAGTTCCGAGGTGGCGGGTTCGAAACCGCCCGCGCGGTAGGTCTCGATCAGACTGACCATGGCGCCGCCCCGGTCCCGGCTTTCGCCGTGAACGTGCTCGAAGAGATTGAGCGATAGGGTCCGCGAGCGGTCGAAGAGCATCACGTAGCTTTCTTGCAGATCGTAGAGATCCGCGGTCGCAAAGCCGTCGGCCAGCCTGCGCAGCGCAGCCCGTGTTTCGGCGGCGATGCGGAGGTCGGC includes the following:
- a CDS encoding 3'-5' exonuclease; the encoded protein is MQPIEPTGPWRFAALDVETANSAADSICQIGVALVGFDNRIQTWVSYVNPRVAFSPFNIRVHGIGPDHVADAPDFARALAPIERLLAGQPVIQHSSFDQRAIAGACAALGRPAPAWRWGDSVRIARRAWPEFRGCGGHGLAHLKERLDLCFNHHDAGEDARAAAEVVLHAERHTGQTFEALLGWTR
- a CDS encoding LysR family transcriptional regulator — its product is MDKLSVMQAFRRIVERGSFARAAADLGVSPALLSREIKLLEESLGTTLLTRTTRAMSLTDAGRLFYDEAGGILDAVTRVETRIRDGAGAVRGHLKVNASSSFGQMVLAPMLPGFLDAYPDLRLSLSLDDRVVDMVEGGFDVSVRIRPTLPDSALVARRIGTMRQRIFAAPAYLRSVGRPEVPQDIGQHRVVGFLLADHLTTWTLHGPAGATVVLDLDPPVRVGNSLVLRDLLIAGQGIGTLPDFVSNEAEARGALVRVLPEWELPAPEIFAVTASRLGMDARVTAFLDHLRAALRT
- the wrbA gene encoding NAD(P)H:quinone oxidoreductase, whose translation is MTRVLVLYYSSYGHVRALAEAEAEGARSVSGTHVDVRRVPETVPEAIRAKAGFVIDDTPTASPPDLESYDAILFGTPTLFGTMAGQMKSFLDQAGGLWARNALVGKVAGVFASTGSQHGGHEATLLTLQIPLQHFGMLIVGMPYTFAGQTTAEGIVGGAPYGAGTIAGADGSRAPTATDLAGARFQGAHVARIAARLTRADRAEEAA
- a CDS encoding DsbA family protein gives rise to the protein MPSLTIDFFHDVVCCWCFNISSRLRDLAAEFDLDVRHRTFVLQASPAEMAARWGSPEGARAIILGHWAGCRGVSDRPERIDIDAMRAARFDYPHGMTAALGCKAAERLGGQAAHWDMFDRLQRAHLGEARNVADPGTVLRIARDLGFEATAFAEVFDDPATLRAVEADRQHARANQVRSIPALIVRETGARLVNGSREDLAAQLRAALDRGVEKARP
- a CDS encoding EamA family transporter, with the protein product MSRTTDILLTALAPAVWGSTYLVTTEALPAGYPVTLAALRALPAGLLLLALTRCLPPRAWLGRVFVLGTLNFALFWVLLFVAAYRLPGGVAATLGALQPMMVIAMARGWLGTPIRAGAVAAAATGALGVALLLIGPGAALDPVGVAAGLGGAASMAAGTVLSRKWQPPVSALGVTAWQLTAGGLILLPLALILEPALPPLTATNLAGLAWLGLVGAAASYAVWFRGVARIEPGAVAMLGMTSPITAVALGWVVLGQALSPLQGLGAAIVLGAVWAGQQANRAPAKAPTRAA
- a CDS encoding DUF4386 domain-containing protein, which gives rise to MTPLTPAPDTQRMARLAGLLYLVVIVTGLGAELALRGPLIDLGDAEATAAHIRAAPGTFRLALAADLAMALCDAGLAILLYLIFRAVAPGLALAAMVFRLIQTVLIAANLLALVTAWLVLTRADSLAGAPALALVFLDLHGHGYDLGLVFFGVNSLLMGWLVSRSGVIARLFGAGLALAGLVYLIGSGLRFFAPDWAAAFAPAYAITILAEAAFCLRLLARPLAVTAPAPA
- a CDS encoding DUF2478 domain-containing protein codes for the protein MKLAYTMAPGRGDTDLVLERVAIALAAQGLRCCGTVQINSARADAGPCDMDVRVLPDGAVLRISQDLGPESRGCRLDPAALETAVGLVEPRLKAGADLLIVNKFGKHEAEGRGFRTLIAEAVAMDVAVLVGLNARNLAAFEAFSGGLAVRLPPDVTALTDWGREAALKPAPAP
- a CDS encoding molybdopterin molybdotransferase MoeA, which produces MTIQPAIASPGCGCDRSDPLSTLIGIDEALARIVAQASPVVRPETVPLERAHGRVLAAPVRSRRAAPPFDNAAMDGYAISTLTLTGPGPWDLRVVARVAAGQPATTAVAPGTAARIFTGAPIPVGADAVVMQEDTWRDGDVLRLSHRAAPGQNIRRAGSDMAQGAAVLDPGRKLGPRDLAACAAAGAGTLPVRGRPRAALLVTGDELRRAGGARAAAQIWDVNTPMLTACLAAAGVDLIATAHAADSLAGLIGQMGDLAAQADLVVTTGGISVGEEDHVSPAVLALGGEIWVNGVAIKPGKPVTVGRIGTAHWLGLPGNPVSAFVTWQVFGQALLRGLTGQTGGALPRRHVVTAREIRRKPGRCELRPATLAGFDALGREVVQFDEATHSARVNRLALADGLMVLPAETAHLPAGALVEFQPFCEA
- a CDS encoding hemerythrin domain-containing protein: MRERQICATIDTLALTEAFDRPAAMRVLRFLNEELNVHLRDETEDLFPLLARRCTAEDAIEGAIARVTADQIAATRLLPRVRAMLTRCLDRGDELTATERAGLAKFAAHMRRHLVAENAILLPIARARLTRADLKLLTKRMRSRRGLPHGPEAADAD
- a CDS encoding peptidylprolyl isomerase, with protein sequence MTMALFPDVVVNGETIPSAAIAAEAQNHGAPRDKPGIAWRKAAQALTIRALLLQEARARGLTPDPLELAPGRFETEDEALIRALLDAALTIAPVTDEAVRAQWASDPGRYRSAPLWDVSHILCACDPRDPDARAAAESRARALMARLDGDAKGFAATAARDSDCGSKSAGGHLGQIGPGDTVPEFEAALRTLSEGAMTPAPVLSRHGWHIIRLNATAPGQVLPYDTVRPRIAQALEKAAWAQASRAFVESLANRATILGASLAPI
- the narI gene encoding respiratory nitrate reductase subunit gamma, giving the protein MFGDFDINFVIFGIMPYVALTVFLLGSIARYERDPFTWKSASSQLLRRKQLIWGSILFHVGILTVFFGHLVGLFTPIWVLDTLGIPYGLKQWMAVLIGGPAGLAAFVGGTMLLHRRLFDPRIRVTSSFADILILVLVWLQLAIGLLTITQSLQHMDGAEMVRFMTWSQSVVTWNINAWVTVVDVHWLFKLHIFLGLVITMLFPFTRLVHIWSGFAAPIRYLLTRRGYQIVRSRRQRPLDDRRRAYDRMQAGRGASVTAPTERAR
- the narJ gene encoding nitrate reductase molybdenum cofactor assembly chaperone, which encodes MLDRTYKALSLMLSYPAPDWQAVMPEIAGVIDADLRIAAETRAALRRLADGFATADLYDLQESYVMLFDRSRTLSLNLFEHVHGESRDRGGAMVSLIETYRAGGFEPATSELPDHLPVLLEFLATRPTREARDTLADAAHILDALATRLVRRESGYAAAFAALLQLSGSQADAEAVAEMLARPDDDPTDLRALDAVWAETEVTFGPDPNAGCPQVRDMLAAMDTPAPRPMNRSA